DNA from Gemella massiliensis:
TTGGCATGTCTGGTTTCGGCATATCAGGTTTTGGCATGTCCGGTTTCGGCATATCAGGTTTTGGCATGTCCGGTTTCGACATATCCGGTTTTTGTCCTTTTTTATCTTCTTTTACCTTAATATCAGCTATATCTTTTTTACCTTGTTCTACAACTTTTTTTAGTTTATCCGGATCAGTTTGTTTATTTATATTTTCATAAATCTGTTGTGTTTTTTCTTCCAGCTTAGAGCTTGCCTCATTTTTACTATCTTCTGTTGCATTCGCTTTATCTATTTCAGCTTGTTTATTTGCCGATTCCAAAGTAATATCATTTTCTGCTACAGTTTTTAACGCTTTTAGATACACCTCATATACTTTTTGCTGTGCTTGTTTAATTTGTTCCGGTGTATACTTCGGTCGTGCAGTATCCACTTTGTTCGCAATACCACTTATTTCGTCAAACAGTCTTTTAAGTTCATCTTCTATTTTTCTTTTAAGTTGACCTTTTTCAGCGTCAGAAAGATTTTTGTTATCTTTTATGGCTTGTAATGATCTGTTTTTTTCTTTATTTATTTCCTCAAGATACTTATCTACTCCAAGCGGATTTATTTCTGCTAATTTCTTTAAAAAGTCTTCTTTTATTTTTTCAATATCATAATCTATATTTTCTTCACTAACTTTATCAATCTTTTCAGTTGGCTCTTTTGTTTCATACTCAACCGATTTATTAGCTTCATTCAACTCAGATTTTGATAAATGATTATTAGCTTTTAACTGTGCTACCTTATCAGCTTGTAATAATTCTACTTCTATTTGAGCAGCACGTTTAATTACGGTATTTTCAATTTTATCTATTTCGTTTTGAAGTCTATCCGCTTCTGCAGAAGTATTAGCATTTTTAGCCAATTTTTCTATCTCTGCTTTTTTATTATCCACCAGTTTAATAATTTCATCTGTAAAAGCTTGGTTTTTTTCAGGTGTTAGATTTTTATTCTCAAGTATTTTTTTTACTAAACTATCTTTAACATCATCTAACTCTGTAAAAACTAATTCCTTACCTACAGGGTTAATTTTAGCTAAATCTGCCTTTAACTCCGTTTTTATTTTTTCTATTTCTCTATCAGTATCACTGCTACTTCTTTCTAATTTATCAATTGCTTCATTTGCTTTTGTTACTACCTGTGTTTTAGCAGCTTCTAATTCTTTTTCCGATAAATTTACATTAGATCCCAATTCTGCTTTTTTCTCTTCTATTAAAGGAAGAAGTGCTCTTCCACGTGTTTCTGAATTTTTATTATCTTTTACTTTCGATTGAGCCGGAGTACCGGTAGTATTTGACGCCTGTGCAACAGCCATACTTCCGCCCATCGCTACTCCCAGTCCTACTAGAACAGATGCTACTCCTATCTTGTACTTTCGTATAGAAAATTTTTCCTTGTTTTGCATTTTATAATCCTCTTTTTTCTTAATTTTATTATCACTATAATTAGGGTGTCCTCCCCTACAACAATATTTATAATAACAGATAATTTAATATTATGCAATATAATTATACTTAAAATTTTACTTTTTTAGTGACATTTTTTAAGAAATGAGTTTTATATAAATAAAATTAAAATCCACTTAAATTCTACTTTAAAAGCCGTTAAGATTATATTTATTTTTAGTTTTAATTATGTAAACTTTAAATTTTTTAAGTATTTATTAAATAAACTTAGATTAATATTATTATACATAAAGGTGAATAAATATTCACTCATTTTTTATTCTCTGCTAAGCATATAAATATATTTTTCAAGATTAAAATTTAATACATTAATATACATATGTCCTCTTTAGAAATATTTTTTAGACAATACAAAAAAATATTAAAATCCCCTACTAAAACCTTAAAATCTGGCTCTGTGTCAAATACGGGGCATGAGAAAAAATAAGGATAAAATGCTAAGCAATGCAGTGTTGCTTGGCATTTTTCAAAACGCCCTTAAAAGAAATATTATTTTTATACTCAGAAACAAATAACCTAGAAACAACTAAAATGCGTAATCTAAAGTTATAAAAGCTATTATAACCATAAGAAACTCTCTTTAAAACCTTTATCTTATTATTAATACCCTCCAAAGAACCATTAGAGATAGAATACCTAACACTATTAAGCATATACTCTTTATGTTTTCTCATAGTATTAATAGCCTTACTAACACCATCAGATAAACCGATAGTAGATTTTTCAATTAATTCTTTAAACTCCAACTCATTTCTATACCTTATTGCATATCTAATATCCTGAACTCTCTCATAGCTAGCCTTAAATATTACAATCTAATCCTAATAAATAATCTAAAATATCACGTCTAGTAACTAAACTCCTAAAACTCCTATTAAAGAAAAACCTACCATGAGTAACATTACTTTCATCTTCTAATATTAACTTCCAATTATTTTTTAAAAGAGTATAATTAATACCTTTTTGTTTTTTGTAAATATTCATTAGCTTAACTCTAGTTCTATTAAGTTCTCTATTAACATTTTGAATAAAGTTCTCTATTAACATTTTGAATAATATGAAACCTATCTATAACAATTTCAGCATTAGGAAACTTATTTCTAATCAACTTCATATAAGGAGTATAAATATCAATACAAATAGCCTTAACATTACTTCTAGCCTCTTTAGAAAATCTGGAAAAATAATTATTTAAAATATACTCAGTTCTACCATCAACTATATCAATAATCTCATGAGTTAAAGCATCTAAAAAAATAAAACTCATACCATTTTTACTATCTTTAGTAAACTTTAACTCATCAAAGCATAAATACTCAGGTAAGGTATTATAGTTAAGAATGTCTACATGGGATTTACATTTATAAAGAGTTCTTATAACAGTATTAACCGATACATTATTCATTTTGGCTATTTGTTTAAAAGATAAAGTATCAGCTAAATCACTCATTATAGAAAACTTAACATTTTTAGAAATACTACAGTATTTATCTACAAAAGAAGTAGTAGCTACAAATTTTTTATTACAAGTTTTACACTTGAAACGTTGCTTTCTTAGTTCCAAATAAGCAGGGATACCTGATATTTTTAATAGATTAATTCTAGTAAGTTCATTAAAGCCGTTTTTAACTACAGTATAACCTTTATTAAGACAACCACAGCATTCACACTTCTTGGGTTTATATGTTAAGGTACCTTTGAATACAAAGTACTTTTGATTATTTTTTATAGTTTCGTTATGTGTTTTCTCAATAGTTATATTTTTATCTTTTATTTGTAGTAGGTTTTTAATGAATTCTCCCTCTTTTATTTCTTTTGTTTTTGTGTTAAAATTATTCATGACAGATATCCTTTCATAGTTTATTTTTTTGCACTTTAATTATATTGGATATTTGTCTTTTTGTATATTAAAAAACAATACGAGGTATGGATTTTTTTCCCATACCCCGTATTTATTATACAACCTAAAATCTTATTTTAAGTTCCTAGTAGGAGATTTATATCTTATAGTTATATTGGTAAAAAATTTTTATCTATACAGCAAATTGCTAATTCCCTTTATTTAATATATTAAGCTCTATAGCATCAACATAGTATTTTTTAACAACGTCATTTTTTGATACTATTTCGACATACCACGTCGGAATTAATACTTGATTTTCTGTTTGGGAAATATAGGTGTAGTACCCTAACGTCGCCTTTACTCTGCTGTCTTTCGGTATTAAATCTTCGTGGTATAATCGATTAATGGCTTGCGATTGAGTTACCAATGTTTCGTTTTTATCTTTTCTTATATTTGTTACGGCTGTTTGCTCGAAAGATTTTATATCTCCATTCGCTTCCACCTTAAACACAAGTCTTGCATTTTTATTATCAAATACTCTGACCCCGTCTATTATTTGTTCATAAGTTACCGTTTTTTCTGTAGCGTCATAACTTGAGAACATATAATGATTACCCGCTTTGTATTTTTCTGCTAAAAAAGTATCTAATTCAGCCCTATAATTATTTTTATCAATATTAGTAATTGCGGTATCCAATGTTCCTTTCAGCTTGCTATATTTATCTACAGTTTCTATTTCTAATTTTAAACCGCCGGTTTCTTTTTTTATATCTTTAAAATTTGAACCTGTTACATTGATATAACCGAGATTTTCTTTTTTCGGCTGATTTTCTTCTATCTTTATACCGTCATTTTTCATTGCACGTTCAATAACTTCTTTTTCTTGAACAATTTCCACTTTGTTTTTATAAACGGTGTA
Protein-coding regions in this window:
- a CDS encoding ISL3 family transposase is translated as MNNFNTKTKEIKEGEFIKNLLQIKDKNITIEKTHNETIKNNQKYFVFKGTLTYKPKKCECCGCLNKGYTVVKNGFNELTRINLLKISGIPAYLELRKQRFKCKTCNKKFVATTSFVDKYCSISKNVKFSIMSDLADTLSFKQIAKMNNVSVNTVIRTLYKCKSHVDILNYNTLPEYLCFDELKFTKDSKNGMSFIFLDALTHEIIDIVDGRTEYILNNYFSRFSKEARSNVKAICIDIYTPYMKLIRNKFPNAEIVIDRFHIIQNVNRELYSKC
- a CDS encoding two-component system regulatory protein YycI, whose product is MNWNKIKTMFIYLFIALNVMLLGFYVYTVYKNKVEIVQEKEVIERAMKNDGIKIEENQPKKENLGYINVTGSNFKDIKKETGGLKLEIETVDKYSKLKGTLDTAITNIDKNNYRAELDTFLAEKYKAGNHYMFSSYDATEKTVTYEQIIDGVRVFDNKNARLVFKVEANGDIKSFEQTAVTNIRKDKNETLVTQSQAINRLYHEDLIPKDSRVKATLGYYTYISQTENQVLIPTWYVEIVSKNDVVKKYYVDAIELNILNKGN
- a CDS encoding DUF1542 domain-containing protein, which produces MQNKEKFSIRKYKIGVASVLVGLGVAMGGSMAVAQASNTTGTPAQSKVKDNKNSETRGRALLPLIEEKKAELGSNVNLSEKELEAAKTQVVTKANEAIDKLERSSSDTDREIEKIKTELKADLAKINPVGKELVFTELDDVKDSLVKKILENKNLTPEKNQAFTDEIIKLVDNKKAEIEKLAKNANTSAEADRLQNEIDKIENTVIKRAAQIEVELLQADKVAQLKANNHLSKSELNEANKSVEYETKEPTEKIDKVSEENIDYDIEKIKEDFLKKLAEINPLGVDKYLEEINKEKNRSLQAIKDNKNLSDAEKGQLKRKIEDELKRLFDEISGIANKVDTARPKYTPEQIKQAQQKVYEVYLKALKTVAENDITLESANKQAEIDKANATEDSKNEASSKLEEKTQQIYENINKQTDPDKLKKVVEQGKKDIADIKVKEDKKGQKPDMSKPDMPKPDMPKPDMPKPDMPKPDMPKPDMPKPDMPKPDMPKPDTPKPDMPKPDMPKPDMPKPDTPKPDMPKPDMPKPDMPKPDTPKPDMPKPDMPKPDMPKPDTPKPDMPKPDMPKPDMPKPDTPKPDMPKPDMPKPDMPKPDTPKPDMPKPDMPKPDMPKPDTPKPDMPKPDMPKPDMPKPDTPKPDMPKPDMPKPDMPKPDTPKPDMPKPDMPKPDMPKPDTPKPDMPKPDMPKPDMPKPDTPKPDMPKPDMPKPDMPKPDTPKPDMPKPDMPKPDMPKPDTPKPDMPKPDMPKPDMPKPDTPKPDMPKPDMPKPDKPSDKPNTPPATSTPQDGIKDLTEQKSELKVTRWVDENGKELKPSEVGELKAGEIKGYTFDKTLKKDGITTHYFKKVKEKTPDKSTPTHPGTDLSQGKTLPNTGLNTTQNAALGLGLISLIGLAVRKRLSDK
- a CDS encoding transposase — translated: MEFKELIEKSTIGLSDGVSKAINTMRKHKEYMLNSVRYSISNGSLEGINNKIKVLKRVSYGYNSFYNFRLRILVVSRLFVSEYKNNISFKGVLKNAKQHCIA